The Lates calcarifer isolate ASB-BC8 unplaced genomic scaffold, TLL_Latcal_v3 _unitig_321_quiver_1140, whole genome shotgun sequence sequence CCTTCACTATGTGACAGGGACTCTCCTGgttcctcttcctcccattCTTCATCACTGTCCACCTCATAGTCCAACAAATCCTGCAATGACAGAACAAAGCTGTTAGTGTCAAAGCTACACAAATACAATCCTTGGATCAAAGCAAACATTGAATCAAAGTGAAATTCTTAAATGTGATTGAAAAGGCGTATCTAAAAGCATATTTAATCCATTTCATCTATCATTAAAAAACTATGTAATGCTTAGGACTGCTGGGATTCCTCGCTTGTGAGGTGACAAGTACACTGAAGCAAAATAGTTTTACCTTGTCTTGTCTGAGGGGGCAGCGAGGCGAGATGTGTGAACTCGTCTTACTCCAGGTGCCCCAGTATGCTGGACGGTAGTTCTCATGGAACTGCAAAAGCTTCATGGGTCCATAACGTTTACGGTCTGGCACACCGTCTGGTTTAGGCCCCTCCACTGTTCCACGCTCACTGAGGAAATAGTACAAAAggggggatggagagagagaatggtTAACCAGAAAGATACAGAGAAATGTATCTAATATCAAATTTCATTTACAATCATTTTTCTAGATTTACACATAAGCATACACATGATGTGCAAACATCGGAGGTTATCAAAAAAATAGTTAATTCACTGGGGCACTTTTACTATATGCAAATTAAATGAAGGCAACACAATAACCCCCTGTACACAGAGATCACACAATACTGGTGGAAAAGAAGAACCTTGAATAAGCTGCCTTTGCTCATCTACACAGAACCATGTGAAGGCATATACGGTTTGCTGGCATTGTAGAATCACAGTTGGCACTGGTTGGCGTCTGTTTTACATTGCCAGCTCCCCCTTTTATACAGACATCGATTCTCGAGCTGTGACTATCTCTGCTGTCAGTTTCAAAGTGGGGTGAAACAAGCAAAGTGACAATGCCACCTTGTATTACGGCCTGTATGGATGAAATACTCAGGATTAACAGCTTGACTGATATATTCTTTGTCACTACAATATCACCATTCATCTGCTTTGTCAGTATCAGACTATGTGTTTATCAgatgcagaaaacaaaaggttACCAACATGGGACCACAGGGTAAGGAGAGTATGCAGATCAAGATAATCACTAGTCCCACCTGAGcgagtctgtctgtctgggttTGGTGGGTCCCGACCGACGAGGCTCTTTCCCAATCCAGTCTTTCAGTCCATCCAGGTTATCAGTGGGGTTCAACAAACACCGGTCCAGTTCCTCCAAACCGGAGTCCTCAAACTGAACCCGAAACAGTGGTGCCagtgacatgttttcttttatctcaAATGGTGCAAACTTCCCACATGCAGCTGCAAGTGTCTGAAATGgtaaaagggacaaaaaaaatgcagttataTTATTTGTACTTGGctaagtaaaaaaaacaaaaaaaagaaagaaagaaagaaaaaaaggggggggggggcagtaaTGTAGATTATTCCCTAAAGATGTTGACATAATTGTTTAGGCAACAACAGTGTCTAAATGTTCACTGTAGTTATGAATGAAACACAAGATTTCAAGTGAAACCAATTTCACAATTTGGTGTTATGAACTGTGAGATATACTAACCTTTGGGGCCTGTTGGATCTTCGGTTTCTGTAAAAACCGTGTAATTTCTGCTTTCTCAGCTTTGAGACgctgtaaacagacacacacattggtCAACAGACTATTCAGTATAATCTGGTACCCAGCTCATACCAACACTCCTCTACGTAAACTTacatctttctcttctttcaaccgtttctcttcttccttcattcgcttctcttcttctttcttccgTTTTTCTTCAAGCTTGGCCCTGAAGCAAATTTTGAGCACAATATTTACCACACCAAAATCATTATCTGTGATATCATCTCAGACTTATGgcactgaaaacattaaatggATACAGTAATAGGTAGAGTATTACTCACTCTAGCTTGGATTTACGCAGCTCCTCTTTTGCTTTTAACCTATCtgccttttccttttcttccttttctttcttctctcgTTTTTCTCGctcatctttttcctttttctcacGTTTTTCCCTTTCTCGTTTCTCCTTTAGTTTGCGagcttcttctttcttcttctcttttgcAGCTTTAGCTTCTTCCCTCTGGCGTTCCTTCTCCTGTCGCAAACGAAGCCTCTCCTCTTGTTCTTGTAAACTCTACGATTGGAAAAGTTCTGTCAGTTTTTCTCTTCTACTAAAATATCACTTAACGAAATATGAAGTGGGTGATACATACAACCCATAACAAATCAGGTTGCATTTGAAGCcatgtttttaaactgacaaCTGGAAGTCTCACCTTCAATGAGcgtcttttgatttttttctcatctgctGGTATCTTGGGGGTGGTCTTTGGCTCCtaggaggagaagagggaaagCAAATAATCATTGTCTGACATGTGACCTCCTCAATGTTTTCTTTGCACAATTTATATCTGGATAAGGTATTGCAATAATATTGatactgtagtttatttaaGATGGAGATTTTAAGCACTGTAACACTGTGGATATTTCACAAATGTAATTATCTATAATATATCTATATGTGCTAGTAGACATCCTCAAAATGCTGCTGTAACATTATCAGCAGAGGTATCTGTCCTCATCAACAGATATTTGACTTTGTCAATACAGCAGATATCTAGTGTGATAAAAGCTGTAGGAAAGTTATCAATTATTCATTAGTGAAATTATATTTTctcataaaaaatacataacaaGTTAACATGCTACAAATTCTATTAGAAGTAGAAAGCACATGCTAATAAAAATCTCTATGCAGTAACAGATTACTGTGTGAAAACCTACTTTCACCAGACTTTGTATTATCATGCTGCAATTTGAAATAAacagtctgctctctgtgtgatgCAGTGCCAATGAAACAGTGCCAAAAAAATTCTTAGAAATACTGATTAATTCATTTTGTGTGGTTTTAAATTGGTTAGTCTAACACAAGCCCAAATTGGAGttaacaaaaagaaagcaatgGGAGATGTGCATACTGTAGGTGTAGTAGTGGGTGTAGGGTCATCAGTCTTGGACTTCTCTGGTGAGCTTTCAGACATGGAGCTGACAGACGAGGCTGACAGCATGGACTTGTTTCCCAAACTGGAAACATTTCCTGACTCGTTCTGCTCCTCTGACTCGCTGTCAGAATCCTGTGTTGTGTCAACTTGCGAGATAGATGTGGTCTCATTTCCATCTTtatcctccacctcctctgcttCATCATTGTTGACTACTACACagtctacagtgtgtgttttaggagTGTGATCAGCGTTGCTGGGTTTCTCAGGAGAGGCAGTTTTGTCTTTGCCCTGATGCTTGTCTTTTGTTGGGGGGCAGGGAGAGGCAGGAGCAGGTGAAACAAGGCACTTTACAGGAGACAAAGAGTTGTCCTCAGTCAGATCTACAACCACGTTCTCATCTGAGGCTGTAGGGCGCCTTCGGCTCAGGAAGCCATCAAGGGGACCGCGACCATTAACCAATGGTGGTCTGCTGTGCTCAGGGAGTGAAGAGGACTCGTTTTCATTCTCCCTGTCTGAAGGTTCAGGGCAGGCATGTGCACAGGGGCGTTTAGGCGGCTGGTTCTCTTTAGGTTCTGGGTTCAGGCGCTTGAACGGAAGACGAGCTGcaggcaaaataaaaagaaaaaaggaaagagaaagaaagaaaataagtacACAGTCAcaattattgttgttgtgtttcatctGTCAACACAATGTACAGCAGATGATAGTAACTTGTTAAcatcttgtgtgttttgttaggGTATTAGTTCTATAATTTGAGCTTGCATGTATTATGTAAACATAATACCAAGCAGCACTGGGATTtgatcaaaaacacacaaaagaggGGAATGATTAGGAGAGCAGAAGGAATGCACAAAAGTGCAACTATCATTAAAATGCATTGGAAATGTGAGGTATAGTATATAAATTACCAACCCTTCATGCTAGACTATAATGTCTCATTCTCATAACCTTTAaattgtgtgaaaataaaatattgaaaaataaaaactttgattTTACCTTGTACAAGTTTCTTGTTGGCATTGTTACTTGACTTACAATCCATgcctgaaaagaacaaaaacatagaCACATCATATTAAAAATATTGAAGTCTGGAACAATGAACTGGCACTGAAATTGGTCAAAGAAAGTACGAACAGATGAGACAAATGTTGAACTGACAAGCTTTTTGAAACAGATGAAAAGGCAGAGCTGATTTAAAACGACCACCACTGCAAATAAGGCTTTCAGCATGCAAGTTATTGGAATTACTGTAACAACATTGGTGTGGATCTCAGATTTAGCGCATTAA is a genomic window containing:
- the LOC108894374 gene encoding chromatin assembly factor 1 subunit A, translating into MLAAENPSVDGHLAASTPRRRGMDCKSSNNANKKLVQARLPFKRLNPEPKENQPPKRPCAHACPEPSDRENENESSSLPEHSRPPLVNGRGPLDGFLSRRRPTASDENVVVDLTEDNSLSPVKCLVSPAPASPCPPTKDKHQGKDKTASPEKPSNADHTPKTHTVDCVVVNNDEAEEVEDKDGNETTSISQVDTTQDSDSESEEQNESGNVSSLGNKSMLSASSVSSMSESSPEKSKTDDPTPTTTPTEPKTTPKIPADEKKIKRRSLKSLQEQEERLRLRQEKERQREEAKAAKEKKKEEARKLKEKREREKREKKEKDEREKREKKEKEEKEKADRLKAKEELRKSKLEAKLEEKRKKEEEKRMKEEEKRLKEEKDRLKAEKAEITRFLQKPKIQQAPKTLAAACGKFAPFEIKENMSLAPLFRVQFEDSGLEELDRCLLNPTDNLDGLKDWIGKEPRRSGPTKPRQTDSLSERGTVEGPKPDGVPDRKRYGPMKLLQFHENYRPAYWGTWSKTSSHISPRCPLRQDKDLLDYEVDSDEEWEEEEPGESLSHSEGEDEDEGGDDDDDDDDGFFVPHGYLSDDEGALEEEEGGDLEKQKLRQKLKAREWDELMSTKKKMKVLEPVVRGCVWEGEGPGLDLLQPYAVCMVEPLPKADTSISPEELSQKCQREAQLLGQLLPLLHGNVNSSKVIITEFQEFCRQQNSSSSSSSPPELSSPQSPAENIPTRIQLKRLIKNNAVYEKRSTYRRCCWYVHTDVLSRFSQEALPVPCQWTYLTTGAREESREEPQAATGSQGNSPTTPQTSSTTSSSSNKRRSTGSMSITKFMKKCADPEQTEAMEADGFQADTEDDDEEDCVIISTQSGPTRENSSSEGDVLMEVTPSDTAALPLASAAPTLATA